TGGGTGGTCATTATTGGCAACCGACGGTTGGCCGCAGCGCACAAATTCGGTAGACCCGAGCTCGACGTGGTGGTCAAAGACGAGCTCGCCAGAGATCGCGCAACGCTGCTCACCGCGGTCATTTCTGAAAACGTCGACCGGTCAGGATTCGATGTGATCGAGGAAGCCAAGGCCGTAGAGAGCTTGGTCGCCGAATACGGCAGTGCAGATGCGGCCGCCGAGCACCTGCGAAAGAGTAAAACGTGGGTCTCGCATCGGCGAGCGCTGTTGCAGCTGGCACCAGACCTGCAGGAAGCCACCCGCAGGGGAGACCTGGCGATCCGCGAGGCGCGCACGCTTGCGCGCGTGCCCTTAGAACAGCAAGTCGTGCGCTGGAATGCTGCCCGTTCTCGCGGCGCGGGTGTCACTGACTCCGACCGAACATCGGGGAGTAGCGGCTCCGAGCGCACCCGCGAGGGTGAGTCGGCGGGGCCGTCGATGCGTCCCGTGACTCGAGCGTTGCGGAAGTTCGAGA
This region of Mycobacterium sp. 050128 genomic DNA includes:
- a CDS encoding ParB/RepB/Spo0J family partition protein, translated to MGRGGVKTFDALVDAVGDHSSVDGATEAPLSGPRLGLSRSVPLRDLIANPHNPRDSVGDLAELASIVEFQLQPVVVVTRAAFQNIYPEVKLSARWVVIIGNRRLAAAHKFGRPELDVVVKDELARDRATLLTAVISENVDRSGFDVIEEAKAVESLVAEYGSADAAAEHLRKSKTWVSHRRALLQLAPDLQEATRRGDLAIREARTLARVPLEQQVVRWNAARSRGAGVTDSDRTSGSSGSERTREGESAGPSMRPVTRALRKFESDPNALAMALHEQLGEAGAKTLVGHLRKLLK